CGCCCACTCCGAAACATAAAAATTTCCCGTATCCGGATCTGTTGGAGAGAATGGAGTTTTGATTTGGATCACGAAATTTCCATTACTATCCACGCTGGAGGTGGTGCGTGCTTTTGCGGTACGCACCGGTTTCACAGTCACATTATAGTTCAGATCGGAAGTCATACTAAAGGAGAATAAGGTCCCTGCACAAGAACCGGCAAGCCCGCAGAGAAACCCGCCGATATCTCCTTGGTTCCTAGCGACCACTATAAGTCCGATGGTTGCAGCCTTTCCTCTCAAGGTGACTCCCAAATCCCCGTTTCCGTTAACTTTCAAACATGCTTTTATGTTCTCAGTTGCATTCGTAATATCTAAATTATTACAATCCTTTGTAGTACTCGCGCCAACAGTAGTAGGGATATTCACGCTTGTGATATATACATCCACGTCGAAGTTCATACAATCGCTTAAAGGAGGACAGCCGTATCCTGTAAACGCTCCTTGGTTACTTCCCGTTCCGTTCGGCCCACAATACCCGTCCTGAAAAGTAGCGGAAGTATAATCACTCGCATCTCCGTAACTTCTGATGAAGTTGAAAGAGTCGTAGTTCATACAATAACCGGATCGTTTTGAACTCGCTGTAGGTGAGTTCGAGAAGTTTGCGAAAGTTTTAATCCCGTTATCGGCCGGATCTTTTATCCTAAAATCCCCTCTAGCAAAACGTTCCAAGACTCCGCCAAACAATCTTAAAGTCTGAGCCTCGTCCAAAACCGCCGCGGCTCCTTTGGTTAGAATATTATAAGGATTAGAATTTACTTTTCCGTAATTAAAGCCGAAACTTCTTTGGAATAACTTACCCGCAGAGTTAGTGATCTCGAATACGTAGGAATTCCCGCCTTGAAAAGGTTTTAGTCCGTCCGGCAGACCGTTCAGATTTAAAGAAGAAGCAAGTGCATTCGTCATATCGCAAGGAACACTAGGAGCGTTACATATATCGTAAGTAACCGAAGAACCCATATGTTTCATCTTAATAGATTTAATATAATTCGTGCCGGCAACCGGGTTTGTAAAACCTGCAGTCAAGTTCATCGCTAAGGTGCCGGGAAGTGCATCCGCAAATGTAAGATCGTTTACAGTATTACCAGGTCCGACGGATTTTCCGTTCAAACTCATAGTGATATAATAATCGGGCTCGGTAGTGAACTCTACTGTATAAGCGGTTAACGTTCCTCCTTCGATCCCTTTGGCATCGGAGGTTAAAGATAATTGGTAAGTGGTATTCGATTTAAGTTCCCTATATGGATCAAAGATCAGCCTTCCTCCGGACTTCCAATAAAAGACTCCTCCCTTACTTTCTGCAACGGGAGAACTAGGACCAGGTAGGGCAGCAAAACTGGAAGGGCCTGTTTTTTCTCTTAAGGAAAAACTGGTGAATACGGTGTTCCGATCCATAGGCTCGGAAAAAACGATCTCTAAACTTTTATAACGATCCACCTGATCAAATGAGGCAAGATTTAGCGCTGCCTGAGGACCAGTAGTGCCGAAATCCACCGGCAAAGTTGCCGGAGTATCAGTCTCGGTATAGTTGATATTATTGACGGTTTTAGGAACGGAACCGCCTCCATCTACCGGGATCCCGATAGAACTAAAGAATGAATCTAGAACTCCTCCTCCCTTTTCGGATTCCTTACAACCCGAAAGTATAGGAAGGACCGCCAGACAAGTTATAACAACCGTCCGTTTAATATAAATTCTATCTCTTTCACCAAATCCGGTAACCATCTTTTATTTCTCCAGTCTTCAATCGCATGATATCGTTCGAATTCGGCCGGAATCGGCACTCGTCAGTGCCTATCCAACCTCGGGTCGGACTTTTTTCTTCAGAAAAACGCCCCACCCTTAAGAGTTTATTTTCAATTTTGGAGAAAACTCTTGGTTCAGGATTTATTCTATTTTTATAATATTATATTTTTATACTTATCCTCTTCTGCTCTTATTCATATAATTCCTTAAGGACATTGCACCACCGTGCCAGGATTCGTAGCCGCCGCTCCTTGGAACTGAAGGCCTCCGAATAGATACGGATAAGGTTCCGTATTCGGGATCGGGATAGTGATCAACTTCAACTTATCCGTCGTGGACTGAAGATTACATACCGCGCCGGAAGAATAATTAGTGATCGCCGAAACATTCAAAGATTTAGGCAGAGGAACTTGACGTAATACGTTATTCACCAATGGGATGATCAAGGAACGGATCAAAGGATCCACAACTTGGAAAATTCCCTTAGGGTCCAATCCGAATGGGTTCACGGAATTTCCTTCGAGAATATCCAGAGTATAAGCCATGCTAGTCTCGTCTTTTTTGATCACAAGA
The window above is part of the Leptospira licerasiae serovar Varillal str. VAR 010 genome. Proteins encoded here:
- a CDS encoding Ig-like domain-containing protein, with product MVTGFGERDRIYIKRTVVITCLAVLPILSGCKESEKGGGVLDSFFSSIGIPVDGGGSVPKTVNNINYTETDTPATLPVDFGTTGPQAALNLASFDQVDRYKSLEIVFSEPMDRNTVFTSFSLREKTGPSSFAALPGPSSPVAESKGGVFYWKSGGRLIFDPYRELKSNTTYQLSLTSDAKGIEGGTLTAYTVEFTTEPDYYITMSLNGKSVGPGNTVNDLTFADALPGTLAMNLTAGFTNPVAGTNYIKSIKMKHMGSSVTYDICNAPSVPCDMTNALASSLNLNGLPDGLKPFQGGNSYVFEITNSAGKLFQRSFGFNYGKVNSNPYNILTKGAAAVLDEAQTLRLFGGVLERFARGDFRIKDPADNGIKTFANFSNSPTASSKRSGYCMNYDSFNFIRSYGDASDYTSATFQDGYCGPNGTGSNQGAFTGYGCPPLSDCMNFDVDVYITSVNIPTTVGASTTKDCNNLDITNATENIKACLKVNGNGDLGVTLRGKAATIGLIVVARNQGDIGGFLCGLAGSCAGTLFSFSMTSDLNYNVTVKPVRTAKARTTSSVDSNGNFVIQIKTPFSPTDPDTGNFYVSEWAVNLTTHDIVQRSSGSWLANLITSIGTDLANSMVAALAPKITQAMLGDVIQGVAPKALNSVVQSLKTPGLDITLPNYLPAPLANFPLSLQLQVEPDAVVRMSGSNKAVVASADLGLVTPAASRLLNTNPNYHGQGGAVGFVSTRPVPTTQALTGEYAFNNSAANPGLLLTLTADTVTQAAFSLWQNGALNLRINRQFIDTIVAYAGDDPLFQLTQELVKVGTLMNVLSPGRPLNGLNPTDPTKLIRSVNSTDDVDIDVYAIHAPNGEFKWVGTAAQKPTLVVNFTDLELRIFGRRPNGTNIGTDVSPVICSSAAADTAANSCRYLLNKARVSIKADGVFDFVPFVNPTGNTTYDKLNALKLVLNKDVGKMSYTLDILEGNTFNPFGLDPKGIFQVVDPLIRSLIVPLVNNVLRQVPLPRTLTISSLYHPTNNTTCNIKADTDNLMLKTYNVTPGSEPYPYLFGALQFQGAAASNPASTVVCP